The Rhizobium rhododendri nucleotide sequence AACCGGACGGGGTGATTGCCGGCGTCTATCGCGACATCGCCACCAAGGTGTGGGCGCAGGTGACCGGCCAGCCTCTGCGCGCCGCGCCGGCAATCGTCTTCGAATAGCATGCACGTGCCCCATAGTGCCGCCGCATTGCCTTGTCGGCACAATGTTCTACCCATGCCGTCGCGCCGTTTCTGCGGTCAAAGCGCACGGGAAAAGGGGTTGGACTTGATTCTTTGTCCGCTATGCTGCATATGCGCCGCCGATGCGATGGTCGCCGGATATGCCCTGGGGCAGCGGGCGGCTTGTTGGAAACTTCGGTTCGTGGCCGCGCAAGGGAATTGTGCGCCGCCCGCGAAATTGGTACTGCAACGCAGTGGAGCATGGATACGCCTTCCCGACAGGATCGGCAGAACGCGTCCCGGAGTTTTATGAAATTTTCAGAGATTTCGTCCCTAGGATCGCAGTCGTCGCGCATGCAGCGCCATGACGTCGGCTGTCTGCCCCGCCGTTTCCGGTCCATGGCAGGAGTAGGCCATTGATCACTGCCTACCGTTCCAACTGCAAATCGGTGCCGCGCGCCGATATCGTTGCCGCCAGCACCATCTCGGACGACATCGTCTGGATCGATCTGGTCGACCCGACCCGCGAGGAAGAAGACAAGCTCGAGGCGCTGCTCGGCATCCAGGTTCCGACCCGTGACGATCTGAAGGACATCGAGCCATCGAGCCGCCTCTACAACGAGAACGGCGCCGTCTTCCTGACCGCATCCCTGGTATGGAAAGCCGACTCCGAGCTGCCGAGCCTGACCGACGTCGGCTTCATTCTCGTCGGCAACAGGCTGGTGACGATCCGCTATGCCAATCCGAAATCCTTTGCCCTGTTCATAGCAGCACTGCACCGGATCCCGGAAGACATGCGCAGCGGCGCCGCCTTGCTCGCCAAGCTGATGGAAACCATCGTCGATCGTACCGCCGAGATCCTCGAGCAGGCCGTGTCGCGGATCGATGTGCTGTCGACCCACGTGTTCGGCGACAAGGCGCGGAAAGTCCGCCGTCCTTCGAACTATCTCGAGGAAAAGCTGCGCGACGTCGCCGGCCACCACCGTCTGGTGAGCAAGTCGCGCGATAGCTTGATGTCGCTGTCGCGACTTCTTACCTTCATGCATACGATCCCGGCTGTTCAGCAGGATCGCGAGACCAAGGATCTCTGTCGCAACGTGACGCGGGATGTCCAGTCTCTTTCGGAACATGCGTCTTTCATTGCCGGCAATATCACCTTTCTGCTGGATGCTTCGCTCGGGTTGATCAATATCGAGCAGAATTCCATCATCAAGATATTCTCGATTGCTTCCGTCGTGTTCCTGCCGCCGACGCTGGTTGCGTCTGTCTACGGCATGAATTTCGAACATATGCCCGAGTTGCACTCGACGTTCGGGTATCCTGCCTCCCTCGTGTTGATGGTGGTCTCGGCCGTCGTCCCGTTCTTCTTTTTTCGTTGGAAAGGCTGGCTCTGAGAGCCTAGTGGTCCCGAATGTCTCACGAAATCGATCATTCTCCTGACAGGAAGATGAGCCCGCGCAAACTCTTCTACCTGACGCTCGGCTCCGTCGGCGTCGTCTATGGCGACATTGGCACGAGCCCGCTCTATGCCTTTCGCGAGGCATTGAAGCCGGTTGCCGCCGACGGCCTGACGCGCGGCGAGGTGATCAGCCTCGTGTCGCTGATGTTCTGGGCGCTCACCATCATCGTCACCTTCAAGTATGTCCTTTTCCTGCTGCGCGCCGATAACGACGGCGAAGGCGGCACACTCTCGTTGCTGGCGCTGCTGCTGAAGACCGCCAATGGCCATACCGCCGTGCTGATGTTCCTGGGGCTGAGCGGCGCCGCGCTCTTCCTCGGCGATGCGATGATCACTCCGGCGCTGTCGGTTCTCTCGGCGGTCGAAGGCCTGAAGCTGGTGACGCCGCACTTCGGGCCCTATGTGGTGCCGATTGCCGTCGCCATCCTGGCGCTGCTGTTTGCCATCCAGTCGCATGGTACCGGCGCCGTCGCCCGCTATTTCGGGCCCATTACCGCCGTCTGGTTCATCGTCATCGGCGTCGCCGGCCTGCTGCGTATTCCGGACGACTACGGCATCCTCAACGCCTTCAATCCCTGGTACGGCATCACCTTCCTGATGCACGAGGGCATTCTCGGCATCATCGTGCTCGGGGCGGTCTTCCTGACCGTTACCGGTGCGGAAGCGCTTTACGCCGATCTAGGCCACTTCGGTCGCCGACCCATCCAGTGGGCCTGGTTTGCGCTGGTCTTCCCGTCGCTGACGCTGAACTACCTCGGCCAGGGCGCCATGGTGCTGCGCGAGCCGCTCACCATGTCCGATCCGTTCTTCCTGATGTTCCCACACTGGGCGCTGCTACCGGTCGTATTCCTTGCCACCTGCGCCACGATCATCGCCAGCCAGGCGGTCATCACCGGGGCGTTCTCGCTCACCCGCCAGGCGATCCATCTCGGCTTCCTGCCGCGCATGGAGATCCTCTTCACCTCTGAGACCAATACCGGCCAGATCTTTCTGCCGTCGGTCAACACGCTGCTGTTCTTCGGCGTGATCTTCCTCGTGTTGAGTTTCCAGACCTCCGATTCGCTGTCGACCGCCTACGGGATCTCTGTGACGGGCGCGATGGTGGTGACTTCCGTCATGGCTTTCGAGTTCGTCCGCGTTCGCTGGAACTGGTCGCTGCCTCTGACCATCGTCGTGCTGATGCCGCTGTTCCTGCTCGAGATGGTCTTCCTCGGCGCCAACCTGCTGAAGATCCACGACGGCGGCTACATTCCGGTCATGATCGCCACCGCCTTCACGGTCGTCATGTGGACATGGCGACGCGGCACGGCGATCCTGATGGAAAAGACTCGTCATACGGATATTCCGCTGCCGTCGTTCGTCAGTTCCATCGAGCGGAAGAGCGACCACTCGCCGGCTTCCGTTCCGGGCACCGCCATCTTCCTGACCAGCGACCCCGAATCCGCGCCCGCAGCACTGCTTCACAATCTGAAACACAACCATGTTCTGCACGAAAAGAACGTCATCCTGACCATCCGCACGGTCAACAAGCCAAGGGTCGCCAACAGCGACCGCTACACGGTGCAAAAGGTCTCAGAGCGGTTTTCACGTGTCGAGCTACGTTTCGGATTCATGGAATCGCAGAACGTCTCGCAGGCACTGGCCGCCTTGCGCAAATCCGGATTGAAGTTCGACATCATGTCGACCTCCTTCTATCTCGGACGCCGCAAGCTCGTGCCGGATGCAAAATCGGGCATGCCGCACTGGCAGGACCGCCTGTTTATCGCGCTCGCCAATGCCGCGACCGACCCGTCCGACTATTTCCGCCTGCCGGCCAACCGCGTGGTCGAACTCGGCTCGCACGTCATCATCTGATCGGCGGGGGATCTCGGCGAAATTAACCATCTATCAAGGTTAATAGGACATTATCTGCTAATGTTCCCGTCGGTGATGGAGTGGGTGTTGCGTCGCATGAGTTCGTACCAGGCCAAGC carries:
- the corA gene encoding magnesium/cobalt transporter CorA, with the translated sequence MITAYRSNCKSVPRADIVAASTISDDIVWIDLVDPTREEEDKLEALLGIQVPTRDDLKDIEPSSRLYNENGAVFLTASLVWKADSELPSLTDVGFILVGNRLVTIRYANPKSFALFIAALHRIPEDMRSGAALLAKLMETIVDRTAEILEQAVSRIDVLSTHVFGDKARKVRRPSNYLEEKLRDVAGHHRLVSKSRDSLMSLSRLLTFMHTIPAVQQDRETKDLCRNVTRDVQSLSEHASFIAGNITFLLDASLGLINIEQNSIIKIFSIASVVFLPPTLVASVYGMNFEHMPELHSTFGYPASLVLMVVSAVVPFFFFRWKGWL
- a CDS encoding potassium transporter Kup — protein: MSHEIDHSPDRKMSPRKLFYLTLGSVGVVYGDIGTSPLYAFREALKPVAADGLTRGEVISLVSLMFWALTIIVTFKYVLFLLRADNDGEGGTLSLLALLLKTANGHTAVLMFLGLSGAALFLGDAMITPALSVLSAVEGLKLVTPHFGPYVVPIAVAILALLFAIQSHGTGAVARYFGPITAVWFIVIGVAGLLRIPDDYGILNAFNPWYGITFLMHEGILGIIVLGAVFLTVTGAEALYADLGHFGRRPIQWAWFALVFPSLTLNYLGQGAMVLREPLTMSDPFFLMFPHWALLPVVFLATCATIIASQAVITGAFSLTRQAIHLGFLPRMEILFTSETNTGQIFLPSVNTLLFFGVIFLVLSFQTSDSLSTAYGISVTGAMVVTSVMAFEFVRVRWNWSLPLTIVVLMPLFLLEMVFLGANLLKIHDGGYIPVMIATAFTVVMWTWRRGTAILMEKTRHTDIPLPSFVSSIERKSDHSPASVPGTAIFLTSDPESAPAALLHNLKHNHVLHEKNVILTIRTVNKPRVANSDRYTVQKVSERFSRVELRFGFMESQNVSQALAALRKSGLKFDIMSTSFYLGRRKLVPDAKSGMPHWQDRLFIALANAATDPSDYFRLPANRVVELGSHVII